The DNA window catctgtgcttttccaatatgacaaatcaaaatgtctgagGACCTCCATATCCTCAATAGACCTGGTATTTGagaatgtttttattcagatcattaaaaaatatgtgcaCATTTTTTCTGGGTGAGGGGGACTGTCCTCAGTAATTCTAAAAGTCTGACACTTCCTTCATTATCCGTCACCGTTGTTTAGTTGGCAGAAGCCaaccctttcacacacacacacacacacacacacacacacacacacacacacacacacaaacgcagcaCATGGCATGGAGTGCTTCTTGTCACAGCTCATGCCAACTGGAATCAGCTGAGTTGAGACAGAGGCAGCTGGTCACACATTACATTGCTTGATTAATTGAAGCATGTCAGGGGAATACAATTATATAATTTCAACTTTGTAATACTGTTGTCCAGGGTGTGATCAAGCTGCATCAAAATTACAGGGAAGGATCATGTGCATTTTGCTCtcatcactgactgagtgaATTCCCATTAACTCTTAAGCCAAATGAAATTTATTGGCGATTCAGAGGTGTAAAATCTTGCAGACAAGTTTCATGTTCTGCTTTTTCTATTTCCCCTTTTGTTTGACCCTCTTGTctgaataataaactgaataaataaaatgttgttttttttcattcagatcattaaaaatgtgtgaatattttttctggGTGAGGGGGACTGTCCTTAGTAATTCTAAAAGTCTGACacttctctcatttcttcatcaTCCGTCACCGTTGTTTAGTTGGCAGAAGCCTGCTGAGTAAAAGACTCATCAGGATGACTACAATATGATAGGGGTTAGCAGCATCAGCAAACCTTATCGCTGCTGGGTGTCAACCATCAGTGACCCTACATGCCTTTCACACACAAGTTGCGTCAGAATTACAGGGAAGGATCATGTGCACTTTGCTCTCATCGCTGATTGAGTGAATTCCTAATAACTCTTAAGCCAAATTAAATTGTTAGACAGAAAAAATTTTAGAAAGGTGTATCTATTATTTTACTCACCTTTTTATCTAACCAACCCTCAGAGAATGTGCTAAACATAGTTTATCATGTATTCTTTGGCGATTCAGAGGTGTAAAACCATGCAGACAAGTTTCATTCTCTGCTTTTTCTATTCCCCCTTTTGTTTGACCCTCTCGTCTTCTCCCAGTAACTGACTCACCCAGATTTTATGTGACACACTggtctgttttatgtttttcagaGAAATGATCCCTTCACCAGAGTATTTTGTGACATTCAGAACAGATTAAGGGGCAGAGATGTGGTTTCTCCCTTTGTCAGTTAAATGAGAGCAGCTTTCAGTTGACTGTTGTCAGGTGTTTATGAGTTGTGTTATAAACATCCACATGAACATACAAACATCTTAGTGtccttttcattcataaaaattaAGGTTTGATAAAAATTACTAACTGTACACACATAAACtttcacaaatatatatttattgttgagAACCAATGCATTTCATCAGAGCAACAGGTGGAAAGTCATTGGTTGAATCAGACATAACCATCTCAGATCCTAAGGAAAGACTGTGTGAGATGCACATACAAAAGGGGATGTCAGAGAACAATCAGCATCATTCCATCTCAGCTCATTGGCATAGCAGGTGCCAAAGTGTTCATTTCCTTGATAGTTGTCTGGCTGTCCTTCATGCCAAAAGGTAAAGTCGACTGCGGATCCATCAGACCACATCCATCTTCCTTCTATATGGATGTCACTGAGTCCGATCCAGGTGGCTTCCTCAGAGGGGTCAAAGTTCCTGATCAGGGATGCGACAAAATTGTGTTCTTCCAGACTGTGGATAGACACCAGGTTGGCACTCTCTGACACACAGTGGAACTCTGCATCAGCCCAGGTCATATGTGTGGAGACATACTTGTAGCAACGGCCGTTGAAGCTGTACCA is part of the Thunnus albacares chromosome 19, fThuAlb1.1, whole genome shotgun sequence genome and encodes:
- the LOC122970304 gene encoding galactose-specific lectin nattectin-like — encoded protein: MFAKDTITLLFLFLFGLALATESPSGDREVKLQQGDCLMSWYSFNGRCYKYVSTHMTWADAEFHCVSESANLVSIHSLEEHNFVASLIRNFDPSEEATWIGLSDIHIEGRWMWSDGSAVDFTFWHEGQPDNYQGNEHFGTCYANELRWNDADCSLTSPFVCASHTVFP